The Alphaproteobacteria bacterium genome contains a region encoding:
- a CDS encoding ABC transporter ATP-binding protein, which yields MASVELRGLTKRYGSQAVVDDVSLRIDHGLLVCLLGPSGCGKTTTLRLIAGFVEPSAGEIAVGDRVVSSPSRTLPPEQRKMSMIFQSYALWPHMTVTENVAYGLTLRKIDKATIAQKVRGILSVTKLDALAQRYPGELSGGQQQRVALARALIVEPETLLLDEPLSNLDANLREEMRFEVRRLHDEYRYTTVYVTHDQSEAMTTADLIAVMNAGKIEQAGSPEEIYDRPRSEFVARFIGSSNVLKGKALDASRLEVAGVPLACAGDAMTAGSIRSISIRQHEVALSAKPVSAPNTIPATVIRHVFLGNSRDYLLALDDGSQLRVVTSPEDSIAEGNKVWLTLPPHRCRVLVS from the coding sequence GTGGCCTCGGTTGAATTGCGTGGGCTGACCAAGCGCTATGGCAGTCAGGCGGTGGTGGACGATGTGTCGCTGCGCATCGACCACGGGCTGCTCGTCTGTCTGCTCGGGCCTTCGGGTTGCGGCAAGACCACCACCTTGCGGCTGATCGCGGGTTTCGTGGAGCCGTCGGCCGGCGAGATCGCGGTCGGCGACCGCGTCGTCTCCTCACCCTCGCGCACGCTGCCGCCCGAGCAGCGCAAGATGTCGATGATCTTCCAGTCCTATGCGCTGTGGCCGCACATGACGGTGACGGAGAACGTCGCCTACGGGCTGACACTGCGCAAGATCGACAAGGCGACGATTGCGCAGAAGGTGCGGGGGATCCTGTCCGTCACCAAGCTCGATGCGCTGGCGCAGCGCTACCCCGGTGAGCTCTCCGGCGGTCAGCAGCAGCGCGTGGCGCTCGCCCGCGCGCTGATCGTGGAGCCGGAGACCTTGCTGCTCGACGAGCCGCTCTCGAACCTCGACGCCAACCTGCGCGAGGAGATGCGCTTCGAGGTGCGCCGCCTGCACGACGAGTACCGCTACACAACCGTCTATGTCACGCACGACCAGTCCGAGGCGATGACCACCGCCGACCTGATCGCGGTGATGAACGCCGGCAAGATCGAGCAGGCAGGCTCGCCGGAGGAGATCTACGACCGCCCGCGCTCGGAGTTCGTCGCGCGCTTCATCGGATCGAGCAATGTGCTCAAGGGCAAGGCGCTCGATGCGAGCCGGCTGGAGGTCGCGGGCGTCCCGCTCGCCTGCGCGGGTGACGCGATGACTGCGGGCTCGATACGCTCGATTTCGATCCGCCAGCACGAGGTCGCGCTGTCGGCCAAGCCCGTATCGGCGCCGAACACCATTCCGGCGACCGTGATACGGCACGTGTTTCTCGGCAACAGCCGCGACTATCTGCTGGCGCTCGATGACGGAAGCCAGTTGCGCGTGGTGACTTCGCCGGAGGACAGTATCGCGGAAGGCAACAAGGTCTGGCTTACCTTGCCGCCGCACCGCTGCCGCGTGCTGGTGAGTTGA
- a CDS encoding extracellular solute-binding protein translates to MPNLTRRRVMQGAAALGGAAFATRVVSAAPAAEAVTPALIEAAKKEGKVVYYTSIDLPVAEKIAKAFEAKYSGISVRTERSGAERIFQRIGQEYSSNIHACDVVNSSDAAHMIVWKRDGWITPYVPEDVAKHYPAEHKDADGTFASFRVTLSIIARNTDLVKDADAPKSFADLLDPKWVGKIVKAHPGYSGTILTATYQMVRDLGWDYFEKLAKQKIMQVQSAADPPKKLALGERAIMADGAEYVILQQHETGKPTAPIYASEGSPLIIGPNAMFKNAPNPNAARLFQNFCFSPEAQQLIIDVGGMRSVHPGAKEKAGRTPLNDIKLMKDDAAAVEKTGDEIKARYAKIFKV, encoded by the coding sequence ATGCCCAACCTGACCCGGCGCAGAGTGATGCAGGGCGCGGCCGCGCTCGGCGGCGCAGCATTTGCCACGCGCGTCGTTTCCGCCGCGCCGGCGGCCGAAGCGGTGACGCCCGCGCTGATCGAGGCCGCGAAGAAAGAGGGCAAGGTCGTCTACTACACGTCGATCGACCTGCCGGTGGCCGAAAAGATCGCCAAGGCCTTCGAGGCGAAATATTCCGGCATCTCGGTGCGCACCGAGCGTTCCGGCGCGGAGCGCATTTTCCAGCGCATCGGGCAGGAATACTCGAGCAACATTCACGCCTGTGACGTCGTCAACTCCTCGGACGCCGCGCACATGATCGTGTGGAAGCGCGACGGCTGGATCACGCCTTATGTGCCCGAGGACGTCGCCAAGCACTATCCGGCTGAGCACAAGGATGCGGACGGCACGTTCGCGAGCTTTCGCGTGACGCTGAGCATCATCGCCCGCAATACCGACCTGGTGAAAGACGCTGACGCGCCCAAGAGTTTCGCAGACCTGCTCGACCCGAAATGGGTCGGCAAGATCGTCAAGGCGCATCCCGGCTACAGCGGCACGATCCTGACCGCCACCTACCAGATGGTGCGCGATCTCGGCTGGGACTATTTCGAGAAGCTCGCCAAGCAGAAGATCATGCAGGTGCAGTCGGCCGCCGATCCGCCGAAGAAGCTCGCGCTCGGCGAGCGCGCCATCATGGCCGACGGCGCCGAGTATGTGATCCTGCAGCAGCACGAAACGGGCAAGCCCACGGCTCCGATTTATGCGAGCGAAGGCTCGCCGCTGATCATCGGGCCGAACGCGATGTTCAAGAACGCGCCGAACCCGAATGCAGCGCGCCTGTTCCAGAACTTCTGTTTCTCGCCCGAAGCGCAGCAACTGATCATCGACGTGGGCGGGATGCGCTCGGTGCATCCCGGCGCGAAGGAGAAGGCCGGCCGCACGCCGCTGAACGACATCAAGCTGATGAAGGACGACGCGGCCGCCGTCGAGAAGACGGGTGATGAGATCAAGGCGCGCTACGCGAAGATATTCAAGGTGTGA
- a CDS encoding extracellular solute-binding protein, translating to MRITTITRRSFLHSSALAASAAFATRVAAAPPAEPVTQALVDAAKKEGKLAFYTAMDLPVGEAFAKAFEAKYPGIAVRVERSGAERVFQRIGQEMGSNIHAVDVVNTADGAHIIVWKRNGWLAPYVPEDVAQHFPAQYHDPDGMSAHTRVWLSSLGYNTNLVKPEDAPKSFAELLDPKWMGKMVKGHPAYSGTIMTATFQIARDLGWGFFEKLAKQKVMQVQSSTDPPKKLALGERAVMADGNDYNLIQLRERGQPVEVVYPAEGTPFIAGPTAIFKSAPSPNAARLFQSYLHSREGQQLLVDFARQHSVHDQVTDKPGSRKLTDIKLLKDDAAGVEAQAEEIKAHYAKLFGV from the coding sequence ATGCGCATCACCACAATCACCCGCCGCAGCTTCCTCCACTCCTCCGCGCTTGCGGCGTCCGCCGCTTTCGCAACGCGCGTTGCCGCCGCGCCGCCGGCTGAGCCGGTCACCCAGGCGCTCGTCGATGCGGCGAAGAAAGAAGGCAAGCTTGCCTTCTACACCGCGATGGACCTGCCGGTGGGCGAAGCTTTCGCCAAGGCCTTCGAGGCGAAATATCCCGGCATCGCAGTGCGCGTGGAGCGCTCCGGCGCCGAGCGCGTGTTTCAGCGCATCGGCCAGGAGATGGGAAGCAATATCCACGCGGTGGATGTGGTGAACACCGCCGACGGCGCGCACATCATCGTATGGAAGCGCAACGGCTGGCTCGCGCCATACGTGCCAGAGGATGTCGCGCAGCACTTCCCGGCGCAGTACCACGATCCAGACGGCATGAGCGCGCACACGCGCGTGTGGCTGTCCTCGCTCGGCTACAACACCAACCTGGTAAAGCCTGAGGATGCGCCGAAAAGCTTTGCCGAGCTGCTCGATCCGAAATGGATGGGCAAGATGGTGAAGGGCCATCCGGCCTATTCGGGCACGATCATGACCGCGACGTTCCAGATCGCGCGCGATCTCGGCTGGGGCTTCTTCGAGAAGCTCGCCAAGCAGAAGGTCATGCAGGTGCAGTCGTCGACCGACCCGCCGAAGAAGCTTGCGCTCGGCGAGCGCGCCGTGATGGCCGACGGCAACGACTACAATCTGATCCAGCTCAGAGAGCGCGGCCAGCCGGTCGAGGTGGTGTATCCGGCCGAAGGCACGCCGTTCATCGCCGGGCCGACCGCGATCTTCAAGTCGGCGCCGAGCCCGAACGCCGCGAGGTTGTTTCAGAGCTATCTGCATTCGCGCGAGGGACAGCAGCTGCTGGTCGATTTCGCGCGCCAGCATTCGGTGCACGATCAGGTCACCGACAAGCCGGGGAGCCGCAAGCTTACCGACATCAAGCTGCTGAAGGACGATGCGGCCGGTGTCGAGGCGCAGGCCGAGGAGATCAAGGCGCACTATGCGAAGCTGTTCGGGGTGTGA
- a CDS encoding iron ABC transporter permease: MTLAITAPAERRAGLDLSWPILIAFAAILVALIVLPMSWLVYFSLTDKGTFTLANFVKLVTDPTFLDPLVTTVILATSSAIICCAVAAPMGWLVARTDMPLRRTIRALVTASFVTPPFLGAIAWELLAAPNSGLLNQLYRGAIGNPGADPLFNIYTLPGLIFVISCYTFPYVFVLVANALDRIPGDLEDASSILGGRMWVTARRVTIPLALPAVLAGVLVAFLQAMTLFGSPAILALPAGFHTMTTKIWSLFQYPPKLELAAAASIPLLVLTVLLLRAENMILGRRSYAVVGGKQSEPRLVQLGGWKWVALSLALLVLMNPVFLPYGALLNAAFSRTASQFVSFKNFTLHNIEFVFFELSATKLAFKNTFILGFLSATIGTVIAVVISYLTTRKAIAGWRVLAFLATAPVAVPGIVLGVGLFLSYTRPPFVLYGTLWILLIAFVTIALPAAYQQLQSAFRTVSVDLEEASRILGATRLQSLGHITAPLLRTSVIATWCFIFVGVIRELSAAIILFTSETKVISVLIFDLNESGDLGAIAVLGIIMLVITFAVVIAINRVPGFGGAARLRST, translated from the coding sequence ATGACCCTCGCCATCACCGCACCTGCCGAACGCCGCGCCGGCCTCGATCTCTCCTGGCCGATCCTGATCGCGTTCGCGGCGATCCTGGTGGCGCTGATCGTGCTGCCGATGTCGTGGCTCGTCTATTTCAGCCTGACCGACAAGGGCACGTTCACGCTCGCGAACTTCGTCAAGCTCGTCACCGACCCGACGTTCCTCGATCCGCTGGTCACGACCGTCATCCTCGCCACGTCCTCGGCGATCATCTGCTGCGCGGTCGCAGCGCCGATGGGCTGGCTGGTGGCGCGCACCGACATGCCGCTGCGCCGCACCATCCGTGCACTGGTGACCGCATCCTTCGTCACCCCGCCGTTCCTCGGCGCGATCGCCTGGGAGCTGCTCGCGGCGCCGAACTCCGGCCTGCTCAACCAGCTGTACCGCGGCGCGATCGGCAATCCCGGCGCCGATCCGCTGTTCAACATCTACACACTGCCGGGGCTGATCTTCGTCATTTCCTGCTACACGTTTCCTTACGTGTTCGTGCTGGTGGCCAACGCATTGGATCGCATCCCCGGCGATCTCGAGGATGCATCCTCGATCCTCGGCGGCCGCATGTGGGTGACGGCGCGCCGCGTCACCATTCCGCTGGCGCTGCCGGCGGTGCTCGCCGGCGTGCTGGTCGCATTCCTGCAGGCAATGACGCTGTTCGGCTCGCCCGCGATCCTCGCCCTGCCGGCGGGCTTCCATACGATGACCACCAAGATCTGGAGCCTGTTCCAGTATCCGCCGAAGCTCGAACTCGCCGCCGCCGCTTCGATCCCGCTGCTGGTACTGACCGTGCTGCTGCTGCGTGCCGAGAACATGATCCTTGGCCGGCGCTCCTATGCGGTCGTCGGCGGCAAGCAAAGTGAGCCGCGCCTCGTACAGCTCGGCGGCTGGAAATGGGTGGCGCTCTCTTTGGCGCTGCTGGTGCTGATGAACCCGGTGTTCCTGCCCTACGGCGCGCTGCTCAATGCCGCGTTCTCACGCACGGCCTCGCAGTTCGTCTCATTCAAGAACTTCACACTGCACAATATCGAGTTCGTGTTCTTCGAGCTTTCTGCCACCAAGCTCGCCTTCAAGAACACGTTCATCCTCGGCTTCCTCTCCGCCACCATCGGCACGGTCATTGCGGTGGTCATTTCCTATCTCACGACGCGCAAGGCGATCGCCGGCTGGCGCGTGCTCGCGTTCCTGGCGACCGCACCGGTCGCGGTGCCCGGCATCGTGCTCGGCGTTGGGCTGTTCCTGTCCTACACGCGCCCGCCGTTCGTGCTCTACGGCACGCTGTGGATCCTGCTCATCGCGTTTGTCACCATCGCGCTGCCCGCCGCCTACCAGCAGCTTCAATCGGCGTTCCGCACCGTGAGCGTCGACCTCGAGGAGGCTAGCCGCATTCTCGGCGCGACACGGCTGCAGTCGCTCGGCCACATCACGGCGCCGCTGTTGCGCACCAGCGTGATCGCCACCTGGTGCTTCATCTTCGTCGGCGTGATCCGGGAGCTGTCAGCCGCCATCATCCTGTTCACCTCGGAAACGAAAGTTATTTCGGTGCTGATCTTCGACCTCAACGAGTCCGGCGATCTCGGCGCCATCGCGGTGCTCGGCATCATCATGCTGGTCATCACGTTTGCGGTGGTGATCGCGATCAATCGCGTCCCCGGCTTCGGCGGCGCCGCGAGGCTGCGGAGCACATGA
- a CDS encoding MmgE/PrpD family protein, protein MSELPKIAVAEQLAGRIAALDVPATVREKCVDLAVDVVGLIVTARNEDYVQATLSACDDDGPCTAIGHARTTSAAGAALVNGTAAHGEDFDDTFEGGPVHAGAVVVPAVLAVCERHNPDGAAALKGIAVGVEVLCRLSMVVPKAVHKAGFHPTAVFGAMAAAAGVAAALRLDQKQTVDALGIAGSMASGIIEYLAEGTWTKRMHAGWAAQSGLRAALMARAGFSGPRTVFEGTHGLFHGFAHRIDGDYDALLGDFGQRWVTETLAFKPYPCGTMTHPYIDCARKLFARGIKGDEIADIVCDVGEGTVHRLWDPLAAKQKPANGYAGKFSQPYCIATGLVRGNVGLGDFTDEAVKDPRVLSVAGKVRYRIDPQNPYPNEFTGHIRATLADGSVLEERQPHFRGGAKEPLTRKDIEEKFALCCRHGGWDDAKTKAALKVAKSLYDGRVDLKELR, encoded by the coding sequence ATGAGCGAGCTTCCGAAAATCGCGGTCGCCGAGCAGCTGGCCGGACGCATTGCGGCGCTGGATGTGCCTGCGACGGTACGCGAGAAATGCGTCGACCTTGCGGTCGACGTGGTCGGACTCATCGTCACGGCGCGCAACGAGGACTACGTGCAGGCTACGCTTTCCGCCTGCGACGATGATGGCCCGTGCACGGCGATCGGTCATGCGCGCACGACCAGCGCGGCCGGGGCCGCGCTGGTCAACGGCACCGCCGCGCACGGCGAGGACTTCGACGACACGTTCGAGGGCGGGCCGGTGCATGCGGGCGCAGTCGTGGTGCCAGCTGTGCTTGCCGTCTGCGAGCGGCACAATCCGGATGGGGCGGCGGCCCTCAAAGGCATCGCGGTCGGCGTCGAGGTGCTGTGCCGCCTGAGCATGGTCGTGCCGAAGGCCGTGCACAAGGCGGGCTTTCACCCCACTGCCGTTTTCGGCGCGATGGCGGCTGCTGCGGGTGTCGCGGCTGCGTTGCGGCTCGACCAGAAACAGACCGTCGACGCGCTCGGCATTGCGGGCAGCATGGCGAGCGGCATCATCGAATATCTCGCTGAAGGCACGTGGACCAAGCGCATGCATGCCGGCTGGGCGGCGCAGTCCGGCCTGCGCGCCGCCTTGATGGCGCGCGCCGGCTTCTCCGGCCCGCGCACCGTGTTCGAGGGGACGCACGGATTGTTCCACGGCTTCGCGCACAGAATCGACGGCGATTACGACGCGCTGCTCGGCGATTTCGGACAGCGCTGGGTGACCGAGACGCTTGCTTTCAAGCCGTACCCGTGCGGAACGATGACCCACCCTTACATCGACTGCGCGCGAAAACTGTTCGCGCGGGGCATCAAGGGCGACGAGATCGCGGACATCGTCTGCGACGTTGGCGAGGGCACCGTGCACCGCCTCTGGGACCCGCTCGCCGCCAAGCAGAAGCCCGCGAACGGCTACGCGGGGAAATTCTCGCAGCCGTATTGCATCGCCACCGGCCTGGTGCGTGGCAACGTGGGGCTAGGCGATTTCACAGACGAGGCGGTGAAGGACCCGCGTGTGCTTAGCGTTGCCGGCAAGGTGCGCTATCGTATCGATCCGCAAAATCCCTATCCGAACGAGTTCACCGGGCACATTCGCGCCACGCTCGCCGACGGCAGCGTACTCGAGGAACGGCAGCCGCATTTCCGCGGCGGCGCCAAGGAGCCGCTGACGCGCAAGGATATCGAAGAGAAGTTCGCGCTGTGCTGCCGCCACGGCGGATGGGATGATGCGAAAACGAAAGCGGCGCTGAAAGTCGCGAAGTCGCTGTATGATGGCCGCGTCGATTTGAAGGAGCTGAGGTGA
- a CDS encoding SDR family NAD(P)-dependent oxidoreductase → MSEKELSGRVALVTGAGRNIGRAMARALAAGGAAIIVNVRSNRAEADQVVAEIERDGGKAIAAVFDVADERAVASGVAEAAKQLGRIDYLINNAALRQERTFEEMSFKEWRDVLGVILDGAFHCAKACLPYLKQSGAGAIVNIGGLSAHTGSAHRAHVTAAKLGLVGFTRGLAHDLAPAVTVNLVAPGTVDTPRDPAAAKPAHHLTHNMLMGRRGAPDEVAAMVRFLCGPGARYVTGQTIHVNGGAYLSS, encoded by the coding sequence GTGAGCGAGAAAGAACTATCCGGCCGCGTTGCGCTGGTGACCGGGGCCGGGCGCAACATCGGGCGCGCGATGGCGAGGGCACTGGCTGCGGGCGGTGCGGCGATCATCGTCAACGTGCGCTCCAACAGGGCAGAAGCCGATCAGGTCGTCGCCGAGATCGAGCGCGACGGTGGCAAGGCGATCGCGGCCGTCTTCGATGTGGCGGATGAAAGAGCCGTGGCCAGCGGCGTCGCGGAGGCCGCGAAGCAGCTCGGGCGCATCGACTACCTGATCAACAACGCCGCACTGCGCCAGGAGCGCACCTTCGAGGAGATGAGCTTCAAGGAATGGCGCGATGTGCTCGGCGTGATCCTCGATGGCGCGTTCCATTGCGCCAAGGCCTGCCTGCCTTACCTCAAGCAGAGCGGCGCCGGCGCGATCGTCAACATCGGCGGCCTTTCGGCGCACACGGGCTCCGCGCATCGCGCGCATGTGACCGCCGCGAAGCTCGGCCTCGTCGGTTTCACGCGCGGCCTTGCCCACGATCTCGCGCCCGCCGTCACGGTCAATCTCGTCGCGCCGGGCACCGTCGACACGCCGCGCGATCCAGCGGCCGCAAAGCCCGCGCACCACCTGACGCATAACATGCTGATGGGGCGGCGCGGCGCGCCCGACGAAGTCGCCGCGATGGTGCGTTTCCTCTGCGGCCCCGGCGCGCGCTACGTCACGGGGCAGACCATTCATGTGAATGGCGGGGCGTATCTGTCGAGCTAG
- a CDS encoding GTP-binding protein — MRHFPSPDIGMFGRRQRHVRGHRIPVTISRKALASDGGRIVIDTFGADDVAPLPGGCVCCTVRPKLQNALLGLLAEREQKPFSRIAIETGEDLAPILRAFAAEGVLGSDYFVEDALRLDGNRLVLTEDAPIRWDTFSRFVATLTALRGPDLLQLKGLLNIAGCRGPVAVQVMGHLAARPVELQAWCGDDRANRLEFATRGIEEKLVRDLFEAVRALA; from the coding sequence ATGCGCCACTTCCCCTCGCCCGACATCGGCATGTTCGGGCGGCGGCAGCGGCATGTGCGCGGGCACCGGATTCCGGTGACGATTTCGCGCAAGGCCTTGGCAAGCGATGGCGGCAGGATCGTCATCGACACATTCGGAGCTGATGACGTCGCGCCGCTTCCCGGCGGCTGCGTCTGCTGTACCGTCCGCCCAAAGTTACAAAACGCATTGCTCGGTCTGTTGGCCGAGCGCGAGCAGAAACCGTTCTCGCGCATCGCGATCGAAACCGGCGAAGACCTTGCGCCGATCCTGCGCGCGTTCGCAGCCGAAGGCGTACTCGGCAGCGATTACTTCGTCGAAGACGCATTGCGGCTCGATGGCAACCGGCTCGTGCTAACGGAAGACGCGCCGATCAGGTGGGACACATTCAGCCGATTCGTGGCAACACTCACGGCGCTACGCGGTCCCGACCTGCTGCAGTTGAAAGGCCTGCTCAATATCGCGGGCTGCCGCGGGCCGGTCGCGGTACAGGTCATGGGGCACCTCGCGGCACGGCCGGTCGAGCTTCAGGCATGGTGCGGCGATGACCGCGCAAACCGGCTGGAATTCGCAACGCGGGGAATCGAAGAGAAATTAGTTCGCGATCTCTTCGAGGCGGTGCGCGCACTGGCCTAG
- a CDS encoding ABC transporter substrate-binding protein: MTHPAGLTRRRTLTASLALAAAAFGPRAAFAQTVIRQGYQTNLWGMPTYYLLRSGLLEKRGLKFEEFGVPSGNLTMQQMVARQVDLGTYAGPSLILGHDKGGLVAIAQIEHVGKTASVMVRKDLNLAKIEQLKGLKIANQTGSSVGNIFVDQIAPAHGLKKGDYQEVRMNVNDMITAMSAKTVDAMVNVEPYNAIAEADGLATKIMNYYDVDKMPVFMAATPDFIQKSPDAVVTYLKAWLEVAKDFKENPAKVADAIYAFYTSKGYQMSQDTFRKAMATVDVEPGFPGDLKPYMQEQAEILLKEKKIAAIPDWGKALRPDFMEKARAGA, from the coding sequence ATGACGCATCCGGCCGGACTGACCCGCAGGCGCACCCTCACCGCCAGCCTTGCGCTCGCCGCCGCGGCTTTCGGGCCGCGCGCGGCCTTCGCGCAGACCGTGATCCGCCAGGGCTACCAGACCAACCTGTGGGGGATGCCGACCTATTACCTGCTGCGCTCGGGCCTCCTCGAAAAGCGCGGGCTGAAGTTCGAGGAATTCGGCGTGCCGTCCGGCAATCTCACCATGCAGCAGATGGTGGCGCGGCAGGTCGACCTCGGCACCTATGCGGGTCCCTCGCTGATCCTTGGGCACGACAAGGGTGGGCTCGTCGCGATCGCGCAGATCGAGCATGTCGGCAAGACCGCAAGCGTGATGGTGCGCAAGGACCTGAACCTCGCCAAGATCGAGCAACTGAAGGGGCTGAAGATCGCGAACCAGACCGGCTCGTCGGTCGGCAACATCTTCGTCGACCAGATCGCGCCCGCGCATGGCCTCAAGAAAGGCGACTACCAGGAAGTGCGCATGAATGTGAACGACATGATCACCGCAATGTCGGCGAAGACCGTGGACGCGATGGTGAACGTCGAGCCGTACAATGCGATCGCCGAAGCCGACGGCCTCGCGACGAAGATCATGAACTACTACGACGTCGACAAGATGCCGGTGTTCATGGCGGCGACGCCGGATTTCATCCAGAAAAGCCCGGATGCGGTCGTGACCTATCTGAAGGCCTGGCTCGAGGTCGCGAAGGACTTCAAGGAGAACCCCGCGAAGGTCGCCGACGCGATCTACGCGTTCTACACCTCCAAGGGCTATCAGATGTCCCAGGACACCTTCCGCAAGGCGATGGCGACCGTCGACGTCGAGCCCGGCTTCCCGGGCGATCTGAAGCCCTACATGCAGGAGCAGGCCGAGATCCTGTTGAAGGAGAAGAAGATCGCCGCCATCCCGGACTGGGGCAAGGCGCTGCGCCCGGACTTCATGGAGAAGGCACGGGCGGGGGCGTGA
- a CDS encoding substrate-binding domain-containing protein: MRHLARIAVAAIAVCHAGAAQAVTIKALCDTPLEPALPAVAEAFRKKTGHQVEFVFAPSPVVRKKIADGETADLVIVQPDFTGALALEGKVDPGDHPTFARVGIGLAARADATARDIKTSDALKQVLLKADSIVFNNVASGNAFAKVLERLGIGEDVKARIVRTGATDVFEQILKTGGDDIAVGTITLIRAHKRLKLLGALPAELQSYIPYAAVPMTGTKNMKAAVEFIRFLFTPAVRAQLAAAGVD; encoded by the coding sequence TTGAGGCATCTCGCGCGTATCGCAGTTGCGGCCATCGCGGTTTGCCATGCTGGCGCCGCGCAGGCGGTGACAATCAAGGCGCTGTGCGACACCCCGCTTGAGCCGGCGCTTCCCGCGGTCGCCGAGGCGTTTCGCAAAAAAACCGGGCATCAAGTGGAGTTCGTCTTTGCGCCCTCGCCGGTCGTCCGCAAGAAGATCGCCGACGGAGAGACCGCCGATCTCGTCATCGTGCAGCCCGACTTCACCGGGGCACTCGCGCTGGAAGGGAAGGTCGATCCGGGCGACCACCCGACGTTCGCGCGCGTGGGGATCGGGCTTGCGGCTCGCGCGGACGCGACCGCGCGCGACATCAAAACCTCGGATGCACTGAAACAGGTGCTGCTCAAGGCCGACAGCATTGTGTTCAACAATGTCGCGTCCGGAAATGCGTTTGCAAAGGTCCTGGAGCGGCTCGGGATTGGCGAGGACGTCAAGGCCAGGATAGTGCGCACAGGCGCGACCGACGTGTTCGAGCAGATCCTGAAGACCGGCGGTGACGACATTGCGGTCGGCACGATCACCCTGATCCGCGCCCACAAGCGCCTCAAGCTGCTTGGTGCGCTGCCGGCCGAGCTCCAGAGCTACATACCTTACGCGGCGGTGCCGATGACGGGTACCAAGAACATGAAGGCCGCCGTGGAGTTCATCCGCTTCCTCTTTACGCCGGCCGTGAGGGCGCAACTCGCCGCAGCGGGTGTCGACTAG
- a CDS encoding ABC transporter ATP-binding protein → MPHIEVRDVSLTYDTPAGRVAGVQAASFDIDQSEFLCIVGPSGCGKSTLLNLIAGFLQPTGGEIRIGGKAVNGHGLDRGVVFQDFAQLFPWRTALGNVSFGLEMKGVPRPEREEIARNQLRLVKLEKFCDSYPHHLSGGMQQRVAIARAIAYNPSVLLMDEPFAALDALTRDEMQRLLAEVWRETRKTVIYVTHNVAEAVYLADRVIVMTPHPGTLKATIPITLPRPRDPLSVEFLDYQKQLLRHLGQDAGSTR, encoded by the coding sequence ATGCCCCATATCGAAGTCCGCGACGTTTCGCTCACCTACGACACGCCGGCCGGGCGCGTCGCGGGCGTGCAGGCCGCGAGCTTCGACATCGATCAATCCGAGTTCCTGTGCATCGTCGGGCCGTCCGGTTGCGGAAAATCGACCCTGCTCAACCTGATCGCGGGATTCCTTCAGCCTACAGGGGGCGAAATCCGCATTGGCGGAAAGGCAGTGAACGGTCACGGCCTCGACCGCGGCGTCGTGTTCCAGGACTTCGCGCAGCTTTTTCCGTGGCGGACCGCGCTCGGCAATGTGAGCTTCGGGCTGGAGATGAAGGGCGTGCCGCGGCCCGAGCGTGAGGAGATTGCGCGCAACCAGCTTCGCCTCGTGAAGCTGGAAAAATTCTGCGATTCCTATCCGCACCACCTCTCTGGCGGCATGCAGCAGCGCGTCGCGATCGCGCGCGCGATCGCCTACAATCCGTCCGTGCTGCTGATGGACGAGCCATTCGCGGCACTCGACGCGCTCACCCGCGACGAGATGCAGCGCCTGCTCGCCGAGGTGTGGCGGGAGACGCGCAAGACCGTCATCTATGTGACCCACAATGTCGCGGAAGCGGTCTATCTTGCCGACCGCGTGATCGTGATGACCCCGCATCCCGGCACCCTGAAAGCCACCATTCCGATCACGCTGCCGCGCCCGCGCGATCCGCTGAGCGTGGAGTTTCTCGACTATCAGAAGCAATTGTTGCGTCATCTCGGGCAGGACGCCGGGAGCACGCGTTGA